Proteins encoded in a region of the Triticum dicoccoides isolate Atlit2015 ecotype Zavitan chromosome 3A, WEW_v2.0, whole genome shotgun sequence genome:
- the LOC119272424 gene encoding BAG family molecular chaperone regulator 2-like, which translates to MVKIPSPRRLFRSRSKSTVGIGGGVDMCAMVAEHERIEWEVRPGGMLVQKRRGPDDDGVVEAILVRVSAGCGGWQHDVSIDATSTFGDHKVLLSLATGLWPREQRLLYRGRERDDGDHLHMTGVQDKDKVLLLEDPAVTERKLRSTSLAQLMGVPCHSFIQV; encoded by the coding sequence ATGGTGAAGATCCCGAGCCCGAGGAGGCTGTTCCGGAGCCGGTCCAAAAGCACGGTGGGCATCGGCGGCGGGGTCGACATGTGCGCCATGGTGGCCGAGCACGAGAGGATCGAGTGGGAGGTGCGGCCCGGCGGGATGCTGGTGCAGAAGCGCCGGGGGCCGGACGACGACGGCGTGGTCGAGGCCATCCTGGTGCGGGTGTCCGCCGGCTGCGGCGGGTGGCAGCACGACGTGTCCATCGACGCCACCTCCACCTTCGGCGACCACAAGGTGCTGCTGTCACTGGCCACCGGGCTGTGGCCCAGGGAGCAGCGGCTGCTGTACCGGGGCCGGGAGCGGGACGACGGCGACCACCTGCACATGACCGGCGTGCAGGACAAGGACAAGGTGCTGCTCCTGGAAGACCCCGCCGTCACGGAGAGGAAGCTCCGGTCCACCAGCCTCGCGCAGCTCATGGGGGTGCCCTGCCATTCCTTCATCCAAGTCTAA